The following coding sequences lie in one Frigoribacterium sp. SL97 genomic window:
- a CDS encoding carbohydrate ABC transporter permease, translating into MSTDILERREAVPDGRSGGTHVPPAGPGRPRRRRRPDAGQLTAWAFIAPVVLYLAVFYAYPLIRNVDLSVRDYTVRSFIDGTAPFIGLENFTDVFASPTFGPALVNTLLFTGVSIAFQFSIGMALAVFFFQRFPLSSTLRALFLVPWLLPLIVSASTWSWMLNSESGVVNSVIETFGGSQVNWLTSSQWALTSVIVANIWIGIPFNLVILYSGLQNISGDLYEAAALDGANAWQKFWRITFPLLRPVSAITILLGLVYTLKVFDIIWIMTRGGPGDASTTFAIWSYQLGFGSTLPTFGPAAAVGNLLIVMALICGFVYLRVQRKQSRS; encoded by the coding sequence ATGAGCACCGACATCCTCGAACGTCGTGAGGCCGTGCCCGACGGACGGTCGGGCGGGACGCACGTCCCGCCCGCCGGCCCCGGCCGCCCGAGGCGTCGCCGTCGCCCCGACGCGGGCCAGCTGACCGCCTGGGCCTTCATCGCCCCGGTCGTCCTCTACCTGGCGGTCTTCTACGCCTACCCGTTGATCCGCAACGTCGACCTGTCGGTCCGCGACTACACCGTGCGGTCGTTCATCGACGGCACGGCACCGTTCATCGGGCTCGAGAACTTCACCGACGTCTTCGCCAGCCCGACGTTCGGCCCCGCCCTCGTCAACACGCTGCTGTTCACGGGCGTCTCGATCGCGTTCCAGTTCTCGATCGGCATGGCACTCGCGGTCTTCTTCTTCCAGAGGTTCCCGCTGTCGTCGACGTTGCGCGCGTTGTTCCTCGTGCCGTGGCTGCTGCCGCTGATCGTCAGCGCGTCGACCTGGTCCTGGATGCTCAACAGCGAGAGCGGCGTCGTCAACTCGGTCATCGAGACCTTCGGCGGCAGCCAGGTCAACTGGCTCACCTCTTCGCAGTGGGCGTTGACGAGCGTGATCGTCGCCAACATCTGGATCGGCATCCCGTTCAACCTGGTCATCCTCTACAGCGGCCTGCAGAACATCTCGGGTGACCTCTACGAAGCGGCGGCGCTCGACGGCGCGAACGCCTGGCAGAAGTTCTGGCGCATCACGTTCCCGCTGCTGCGCCCGGTGTCGGCCATCACCATCCTGCTCGGCCTCGTCTACACGCTGAAGGTCTTCGACATCATCTGGATCATGACCCGGGGCGGCCCGGGCGACGCCTCGACCACCTTCGCCATCTGGTCGTACCAGTTGGGCTTCGGCTCGACCCTCCCGACCTTCGGCCCCGCGGCCGCCGTCGGCAACCTGCTGATCGTGATGGCCCTGATCTGCGGATTCGTCTACCTGCGCGTGCAGAGGAAGCAGAGTCGGTCATGA
- a CDS encoding sugar ABC transporter substrate-binding protein yields the protein MISFIRSKKTAVAVVGLAAVSLALTGCAGGSSGGSSSAASGTYTFWDPYPQFDDSSDWAKLVQACGTEAGVTVERTGYDTSDLTSKALLAGQQGNSPDLLLVDNPVVSTLAEAGLLTDTDETGADTSDIEQNILAAGQIDGATYGVPIGANTLALYYNKTVLDAAGVDPASITDWDTLTSALEKVSASGGKGITFSAIGTEEGSFQFLPWYWGSGAELTDLSSDDAVSALDLWTGWVEDGYAPNSVIGNTQTTSWQEFLTGEYAFGENGTWQLAGVKDSGIDYGIISIPAKDGGAAPAPTGGEFLTVPVQSDDARYDVSEKIRACLTSTDNLVATDTTLSYVAPTKDAQEQQVQADPDLEPWVTAVGDAKGRTSDDLGTEYPKISEQLWKAVQNSLSGSSSAQDALDEAQQAAESATK from the coding sequence GTGATCTCGTTCATCCGCAGCAAGAAGACGGCCGTCGCCGTCGTGGGTCTGGCCGCCGTGTCGCTCGCCCTGACCGGGTGTGCCGGTGGCTCGTCCGGCGGCAGCAGCTCGGCCGCGTCGGGGACGTACACCTTCTGGGACCCGTACCCGCAGTTCGACGACTCGTCCGACTGGGCGAAGCTGGTGCAGGCCTGTGGCACCGAGGCCGGCGTCACCGTCGAACGCACCGGCTACGACACCTCCGACCTGACGAGCAAGGCCCTCCTCGCCGGCCAGCAGGGCAACTCGCCCGACCTGCTGCTCGTCGACAACCCCGTCGTCTCGACGCTGGCCGAGGCGGGCCTGCTGACCGACACCGACGAGACCGGTGCCGACACCTCGGACATCGAGCAGAACATCCTCGCGGCCGGACAGATCGACGGTGCGACGTACGGGGTGCCCATCGGCGCCAACACCCTGGCGCTGTACTACAACAAGACCGTCCTCGACGCGGCGGGCGTCGACCCCGCGTCGATCACCGACTGGGACACCCTGACCTCGGCCCTCGAGAAGGTCTCGGCCTCCGGCGGGAAGGGCATCACCTTCTCGGCCATCGGCACCGAAGAAGGAAGCTTCCAGTTCTTGCCCTGGTACTGGGGGTCCGGTGCCGAGCTGACCGACCTCTCGTCCGACGACGCCGTGTCGGCGCTCGACCTCTGGACCGGGTGGGTCGAGGACGGCTACGCCCCGAACTCGGTCATCGGCAACACGCAGACCACGAGCTGGCAGGAGTTCCTCACGGGGGAGTACGCCTTCGGCGAGAACGGCACCTGGCAACTGGCCGGCGTCAAGGACTCGGGCATCGACTACGGCATCATCTCGATCCCCGCGAAGGACGGAGGCGCGGCACCGGCCCCCACGGGCGGTGAGTTCCTGACGGTCCCCGTCCAGAGCGACGACGCCCGGTACGACGTCAGCGAGAAGATCCGGGCGTGCCTGACGAGCACCGACAACCTCGTGGCCACCGACACGACCCTGTCGTACGTCGCGCCGACGAAGGACGCGCAGGAGCAGCAGGTGCAGGCCGACCCCGACCTCGAACCGTGGGTCACCGCCGTCGGCGATGCCAAGGGGCGCACGAGCGACGACCTCGGCACCGAGTACCCGAAGATCTCGGAGCAGCTCTGGAAGGCCGTCCAGAACAGCCTCAGCGGGTCGTCGTCGGCCCAGGACGCCCTCGACGAGGCCCAGCAGGCCGCCGAGTCGGCCACGAAGTGA
- a CDS encoding LacI family DNA-binding transcriptional regulator, with translation MGTSSGGRGTGAPVTLADVARAAGVSVATASKALNGRAQVRESTRVKVREAAAALSFTPNFFAQALNSQRTGTIGMVTSDLDNRFVLPVLLGAEDAFGSGSLSVLLADARDDALREQLHLQNLLTRRVDGLLIVGRTTNPRPPAPVLADVPVVYVYAPSTDPTDASFTPDNVQAGRLAAEHLIAKGRRRIALVNGESSYAASRDRAAGVLAATQAAGLELVGGASLYGQWGEAWGRDCARLLVRGDETVDAIVAGSDHIARGVLDALRDEGRSVPGDVAVIGFDNWDVLVRESRPTLTSVDMNLEQLGRAAAQHLVDAIGGSTSAGVTYRAVRVHERESTG, from the coding sequence ATGGGTACGAGCAGCGGTGGTCGAGGGACGGGGGCGCCCGTCACGCTCGCGGATGTGGCCCGGGCCGCCGGCGTCTCGGTGGCGACCGCGTCGAAGGCCCTCAACGGGCGGGCCCAGGTGCGCGAGAGCACGCGCGTCAAGGTGCGAGAGGCCGCCGCCGCCCTCTCGTTCACCCCGAACTTCTTCGCCCAGGCCCTCAACTCCCAGCGCACCGGCACGATCGGCATGGTCACGAGCGACCTCGACAACCGTTTCGTCCTGCCCGTGCTGCTCGGCGCCGAGGACGCCTTCGGCTCGGGGTCGCTCTCGGTGCTGCTGGCCGACGCCCGCGACGACGCCCTGCGCGAGCAGTTGCACCTGCAGAACCTGCTCACCCGACGCGTCGACGGGCTCCTGATCGTGGGCCGCACCACCAACCCCCGCCCCCCGGCTCCCGTCCTCGCCGACGTGCCGGTGGTCTACGTCTACGCGCCGTCGACCGACCCGACCGACGCGTCCTTCACCCCCGACAACGTGCAGGCCGGCCGTCTCGCCGCCGAGCACCTCATCGCCAAGGGTCGGCGGCGCATCGCGCTCGTGAACGGCGAGTCGTCTTACGCCGCCTCACGCGACCGGGCGGCGGGGGTGCTGGCCGCCACGCAGGCCGCCGGGCTCGAGCTCGTCGGCGGTGCCTCGTTGTACGGGCAGTGGGGCGAGGCCTGGGGGCGGGACTGCGCGCGCCTCCTCGTCCGGGGCGACGAGACCGTCGACGCGATCGTCGCGGGCAGCGACCACATCGCCCGCGGCGTGCTCGACGCGCTGCGCGACGAGGGCCGGTCGGTGCCGGGCGACGTCGCCGTCATCGGCTTCGACAACTGGGACGTCCTCGTCCGCGAGTCACGCCCGACGCTGACCAGCGTGGACATGAACCTCGAACAGCTCGGCCGGGCGGCCGCCCAACACCTGGTCGACGCGATCGGGGGCTCGACCTCGGCGGGCGTGACCTACAGAGCCGTGCGCGTGCACGAACGCGAGTCGACCGGCTGA
- a CDS encoding SDR family oxidoreductase produces MERFTDKVVLITGGGSGLGRAAAVRVASEGAKLALVDVSEKGLADSQAAVLEAVPGAEVLTVVADVSSEDDVARYVSATVERFRRIDAFFNNAGIEGKQNLTERFGADEFDKVVSINLRGVFLGLEKVLGVMRSQGDGGAVVNTASVGGIRGVGNQSGYAAAKHGVVGLTRNSAVEYGEFGIRVNAIAPGAIWTPMVEASMRQIDAENPEKAAEQFIQINPTKRYGKADEIASVVAFLLSDDATYVNAAVVPIDGGQSAKY; encoded by the coding sequence ATGGAGCGTTTCACCGACAAGGTCGTCCTCATCACCGGCGGAGGGTCGGGCCTCGGCCGGGCCGCCGCCGTCCGCGTCGCGAGCGAGGGCGCGAAGCTCGCCCTCGTCGACGTCTCGGAGAAGGGCCTCGCCGACTCGCAGGCCGCCGTGCTCGAGGCCGTCCCCGGGGCCGAGGTGCTGACCGTCGTCGCCGACGTGTCGAGCGAGGACGACGTCGCGCGCTACGTGTCGGCGACGGTCGAGCGCTTCCGGCGCATCGACGCGTTCTTCAACAACGCCGGCATCGAGGGCAAGCAGAACCTCACCGAGCGGTTCGGCGCCGACGAGTTCGACAAGGTCGTCTCGATCAACCTGCGCGGGGTGTTCCTCGGTCTCGAGAAGGTGCTCGGCGTCATGCGGTCGCAGGGCGACGGCGGTGCCGTGGTCAACACCGCGAGCGTCGGCGGCATCCGCGGCGTCGGCAACCAGTCGGGCTACGCCGCGGCCAAGCACGGCGTCGTCGGCCTGACCCGCAACTCGGCCGTCGAGTACGGCGAGTTCGGCATCCGCGTCAACGCGATCGCCCCCGGCGCCATCTGGACGCCCATGGTCGAGGCCTCGATGCGCCAGATCGACGCCGAGAACCCCGAGAAGGCCGCCGAGCAGTTCATCCAGATCAACCCGACCAAGCGCTACGGCAAGGCCGACGAGATCGCCTCGGTCGTCGCCTTCCTGCTGTCGGACGACGCCACCTACGTCAACGCGGCCGTCGTGCCGATCGACGGCGGGCAGTCCGCCAAGTACTGA
- a CDS encoding glycoside hydrolase family 3 N-terminal domain-containing protein, producing MTDTAHRPQALTVGEPRASDRVASLLAEMTLDEKLAQLVGWWVDQGAENVAPMQGEMATSGDYVEATRHGLGHLTRVYGTRPVDPVERASWLWREQRRLRDETRLGIPALVHEECLTGLAAWQAATFPTPLAWGASFDPELVEEMARLIGGSMRDLGVHQGLAPVLDVIRDTRWGRVDECIAEDPYVVGTIGTAYVKGLQAAGVHATLKHFVGYSTSAAGRNHAPAQVGPRFVEDVLLPPFEMAVLDGGVRSVMNSYAEIDGVPVAGTPSYLTEVLRRRWGFDGVVVSDYFSVAFLQVMHAVAADRGEAAALALEAGIDVELPTGDAYLAPLAERVRAGDVDEALVDRAVIRVLAEKEELGLLDETFETPPPTAIDLDSAQHRAVARRLADESVVVLTNDGVLPLVRGAAGATGGADVAGTGPASVAVVGPNGDSAEALMGCYSFVNHVLAHHPGVPLGIDLPTVAASLRIELPTAEVVVEAGCDVEGDDRSRIDAAVEAARAASVAVVVVGDRAGLFGRGTVGEGNDVESLELPGVQRELVEAVVATGTPTVMVVLSGRPYAIGWAVSGAGAPAAVVQAFFPGEEGGAAVAGVLTGSVEPSGHLPVSLPRSAGAQPFSYLHPVLGGPSEVTSADSTPVLPFGHGLSYTSWRRSDLVVDSAEVPAGGSFVASVTVANTGDRPGTDLVQLYAHDVVGSVTRPVAQLLGYARVALGPGEEARVVFRVPTTRLALTDRQHRRVVEPGDVELWVGGSCAEREAEAMVRLTGDVYPVTIADERIVGVEIGTRAGR from the coding sequence ATGACCGACACCGCTCACCGACCGCAGGCACTCACGGTCGGCGAACCCCGCGCCTCCGACCGGGTGGCGTCGCTGCTGGCCGAGATGACCCTCGACGAGAAGCTCGCCCAGCTGGTCGGTTGGTGGGTCGACCAGGGGGCCGAGAACGTCGCCCCGATGCAGGGCGAGATGGCGACGTCGGGCGACTACGTCGAGGCGACCCGACACGGGCTCGGGCACCTGACTCGGGTCTACGGGACGCGGCCGGTGGACCCCGTCGAGCGCGCCTCCTGGTTGTGGCGCGAACAGCGCCGCCTGCGGGACGAGACCCGATTGGGCATCCCCGCGCTGGTGCACGAGGAGTGCCTGACCGGCCTCGCCGCCTGGCAGGCCGCGACGTTCCCGACGCCGCTCGCCTGGGGCGCGTCGTTCGACCCCGAGCTGGTCGAGGAGATGGCCCGGCTGATCGGCGGGTCCATGCGCGACCTCGGCGTGCACCAGGGTCTCGCGCCCGTGCTCGACGTCATCCGTGACACCCGCTGGGGTCGGGTCGACGAGTGCATCGCCGAGGACCCCTACGTCGTCGGCACGATCGGCACCGCCTACGTGAAGGGGCTGCAGGCGGCCGGCGTGCACGCGACGCTCAAGCACTTCGTCGGCTACTCGACCTCGGCCGCGGGGCGCAACCACGCACCGGCGCAGGTCGGACCGCGGTTCGTCGAGGACGTGCTGCTGCCGCCCTTCGAGATGGCCGTGCTCGACGGCGGGGTGCGGTCGGTGATGAACTCGTACGCCGAGATCGACGGGGTGCCGGTCGCCGGGACGCCGTCGTACCTGACCGAGGTGCTCCGCCGCAGGTGGGGGTTCGACGGCGTGGTCGTGTCGGACTACTTCTCGGTGGCGTTCCTGCAGGTGATGCACGCCGTCGCGGCCGACCGGGGCGAGGCCGCCGCGCTGGCCCTCGAGGCCGGCATCGACGTCGAGCTGCCCACCGGTGACGCCTACCTCGCGCCCCTGGCCGAGCGGGTGCGGGCCGGAGACGTGGACGAGGCGCTGGTCGACCGGGCGGTGATCCGCGTGCTCGCCGAGAAGGAGGAGCTCGGGCTGCTCGACGAGACGTTCGAGACGCCACCGCCGACCGCGATCGACCTCGACTCGGCCCAGCACCGGGCCGTCGCGCGGCGGCTGGCCGACGAGTCGGTCGTCGTGCTGACGAACGACGGCGTGCTCCCGCTCGTGCGGGGGGCGGCGGGTGCCACCGGTGGTGCCGACGTCGCGGGGACCGGCCCGGCGTCGGTCGCGGTGGTCGGCCCGAACGGCGACAGCGCCGAGGCCCTCATGGGCTGCTACTCGTTCGTCAACCACGTGCTGGCGCACCACCCCGGCGTGCCGCTCGGCATCGACCTGCCGACCGTCGCCGCCTCCCTCCGCATCGAGCTGCCCACCGCCGAGGTGGTCGTCGAGGCCGGCTGCGACGTCGAGGGCGACGACCGGTCACGCATCGACGCGGCCGTCGAGGCCGCCCGCGCCGCCTCCGTCGCGGTCGTCGTGGTCGGCGACCGGGCCGGCCTCTTCGGCCGGGGCACCGTCGGCGAGGGCAACGACGTCGAGAGCCTCGAGCTGCCCGGGGTGCAGCGCGAGCTCGTCGAGGCCGTCGTCGCCACCGGCACGCCGACCGTCATGGTCGTGCTCTCGGGCCGGCCGTACGCCATCGGGTGGGCGGTGTCGGGTGCGGGGGCGCCCGCCGCCGTCGTCCAGGCGTTCTTCCCGGGGGAGGAGGGCGGGGCCGCCGTCGCCGGCGTCCTGACCGGCAGCGTCGAGCCGTCCGGGCACCTGCCCGTGTCGTTGCCGCGGTCGGCCGGCGCGCAGCCGTTCTCGTACCTGCACCCGGTGCTCGGCGGGCCGTCCGAGGTGACGAGCGCCGACAGCACGCCCGTGCTGCCGTTCGGGCACGGGCTGTCGTACACCTCGTGGCGACGCTCCGACCTGGTCGTCGACTCGGCCGAGGTGCCGGCGGGTGGCTCGTTCGTCGCCTCGGTGACGGTCGCCAACACGGGCGACCGCCCCGGCACCGACCTCGTGCAGCTCTACGCCCACGACGTCGTCGGCTCGGTCACCCGGCCCGTCGCGCAGCTGCTCGGCTACGCGCGCGTCGCGCTCGGACCCGGTGAGGAGGCGCGGGTCGTCTTCCGCGTCCCCACCACCCGTCTGGCGCTGACCGACCGGCAGCACCGACGGGTCGTCGAGCCCGGGGACGTCGAGCTGTGGGTCGGCGGCTCGTGCGCCGAGCGGGAGGCCGAGGCGATGGTGCGGCTGACGGGCGACGTGTACCCCGTGACGATCGCCGACGAGCGGATCGTGGGCGTCGAGATCGGGACGCGCGCCGGGCGCTGA
- a CDS encoding carbohydrate ABC transporter permease, with the protein MTASTLPARPRGGTPAPAAPRPSTRRRRGIADPGRGVAYVVAVVVIVAMLAPVAFIVIGGFRTNAQITTDPSGFPSPWQVGNYLDVLTGGTFWRQVGNSLISAGATTIGTVALGLAASYVLARYRFAGRGVLYALFAAGLMFPMTVAITPLYLVIRDLGLTNSLAGVILPQIAFALPTTIIILVPFLRAIPDEIEEAAFIDGCSRLGFFFRMVVRLSLPGVITVGILAFIGAWNSYLLPLFILNDPSTFTLPLGVQAFSSQYSVDTARVLAFTALSMLPALIFFSLFERRIVGGLTGAVKG; encoded by the coding sequence ATGACCGCCAGCACCCTGCCCGCCCGCCCCCGCGGCGGCACCCCCGCGCCCGCGGCGCCCCGGCCGTCGACCCGCAGGAGGCGCGGCATCGCGGACCCCGGACGCGGCGTCGCGTACGTGGTCGCGGTGGTCGTCATCGTGGCGATGCTCGCGCCCGTCGCGTTCATCGTGATCGGCGGGTTCCGCACCAACGCGCAGATCACGACCGACCCGTCCGGGTTCCCGAGCCCGTGGCAGGTCGGCAACTACCTCGACGTCCTGACCGGCGGCACGTTCTGGCGACAGGTCGGCAACTCGCTGATCTCGGCCGGGGCGACCACGATCGGCACGGTGGCGCTCGGCCTGGCCGCCAGCTACGTCCTGGCGCGGTACCGGTTCGCCGGTCGCGGGGTGCTCTACGCGCTCTTCGCGGCGGGCCTGATGTTCCCGATGACCGTCGCGATCACGCCGCTGTACCTCGTGATCCGCGACCTGGGCCTGACGAACTCGCTGGCCGGCGTCATCCTGCCGCAGATCGCCTTCGCCCTGCCGACGACGATCATCATCCTCGTGCCGTTCCTCCGCGCGATCCCCGACGAGATCGAGGAGGCCGCGTTCATCGACGGCTGCAGCCGCCTCGGCTTCTTCTTCCGGATGGTCGTCCGGCTGTCGTTGCCCGGCGTGATCACGGTGGGCATCCTCGCCTTCATCGGTGCCTGGAACTCGTACCTGCTGCCGCTGTTCATCCTCAACGACCCGTCGACGTTCACCCTGCCGCTCGGCGTGCAGGCGTTCTCGTCGCAGTACTCGGTCGACACGGCACGGGTGCTCGCCTTCACGGCGCTCTCGATGCTGCCCGCGTTGATCTTCTTCAGCCTCTTCGAACGCCGCATCGTCGGCGGGCTCACCGGGGCGGTCAAGGGATGA
- a CDS encoding carbohydrate ABC transporter permease — MSLREPSVRPAAPSRPHATAGGEALASPPVASRAVSRKGRGARGLEIALLVGPALVVFLAFVVFPIVMAAYYGFFSWSGFGPPTDFVGFRNYVTIFQDPTFLDALRHNATIVVLSLVLQGPVAIGLALLLNRKLRGQSLIRVLIFVPYVISEVVVGTGWSLMLQGSGAVNDLLTKVGLGSFATDWLADPSIAIWTLLVIITWKYVGFAVILFLAGLQGVPEELSEAAAIDGASWWQIQRRITLPLLGPTLRIWAFLSIIGSLQLFDLVYIIWGQYIAATAGTSTMATYMVANGRTSGSYGYGNAVAVVLFLISLVVALVYQRFVLRRDTAGAVTTSATTAGEER, encoded by the coding sequence GTGAGTCTCCGCGAACCCTCCGTGCGGCCCGCCGCACCCTCGCGGCCTCACGCCACCGCCGGGGGCGAGGCACTCGCCTCGCCCCCGGTGGCCTCCCGGGCCGTGTCCCGGAAGGGGCGTGGCGCCCGCGGCCTCGAGATCGCCCTGCTGGTCGGTCCCGCCCTCGTCGTGTTCCTGGCGTTCGTGGTCTTCCCGATCGTGATGGCCGCCTACTACGGCTTCTTCAGCTGGTCGGGCTTCGGCCCGCCGACCGACTTCGTCGGGTTCCGCAACTACGTCACGATCTTCCAGGACCCGACGTTCCTCGACGCGTTGCGGCACAACGCCACGATCGTCGTGCTCTCGCTCGTGCTGCAGGGCCCGGTGGCCATCGGGCTCGCGCTGCTGCTCAACCGCAAGCTGCGCGGTCAGTCGCTCATCCGCGTGCTGATCTTCGTGCCCTACGTCATCAGCGAGGTCGTCGTCGGCACGGGCTGGAGCCTCATGCTCCAGGGCAGCGGCGCCGTCAACGACCTGCTCACCAAGGTCGGCCTCGGCTCGTTCGCGACCGACTGGCTCGCCGACCCGAGCATCGCGATCTGGACCCTGCTCGTCATCATCACCTGGAAGTACGTCGGCTTCGCCGTCATCCTCTTCCTGGCCGGGCTGCAGGGCGTGCCCGAGGAGCTCAGCGAGGCCGCGGCCATCGACGGCGCGAGCTGGTGGCAGATCCAGCGCCGCATCACGCTGCCGCTGCTCGGACCGACGCTGCGCATCTGGGCGTTCCTGTCGATCATCGGCTCGCTGCAGCTCTTCGACCTCGTCTACATCATCTGGGGTCAGTACATCGCGGCCACCGCCGGCACGTCGACCATGGCGACCTACATGGTGGCCAACGGCCGCACCTCGGGCAGTTACGGCTACGGCAACGCCGTCGCGGTCGTGCTGTTCCTCATCTCGCTCGTCGTCGCCCTCGTCTACCAGCGCTTCGTGCTGCGACGCGACACGGCCGGGGCCGTCACGACCTCCGCCACCACCGCAGGAGAAGAACGATGA
- a CDS encoding ABC transporter substrate-binding protein — protein MTTSRRLLAGSAALLIGAGLLTGCSTGGGSGSDDGTLTLWQNSTTGPGQDFWTATAADFEKANPDVKIDVQTVQNEDFDSKLQTALNSGDAPDVFLQRGGGKLQAMVSAGQVKDLTDVISDDAKQDISEGTFGSGSVDGKVYSMPVAVLPGGFWYSQDLFDAAGITEAPKTMDELDQAVTALKGSGVSPVALGGKDAWPAAHWYFFFALRSCSSDVLEKAATDRDFSDDCWVEAAEDLADFRDTEPFNDGFLTTAAQQGAGSSAGLIANHQAGMELMGAWNPGVIASLTPDQQPLSDLGWFPFPAVDGGDGETGSIMGGVDGYSCSAGAPDSCVDFLNYLATPDVQTAYYKAFNAPPVNTVAQEAVTEPYLQDVLSAYNDAPFVSQWLDTVYGLNVGNAMNVAVVDLLSGDGTPQQFVDAVDAAAKKA, from the coding sequence ATGACCACATCTCGACGGCTCCTGGCCGGGTCTGCGGCCCTGCTGATCGGAGCGGGACTGCTGACCGGCTGCAGCACCGGGGGCGGAAGCGGGTCGGACGACGGCACGCTCACCCTGTGGCAGAACTCGACGACCGGCCCCGGCCAGGACTTCTGGACGGCCACCGCGGCCGACTTCGAGAAGGCCAACCCGGACGTGAAGATCGACGTCCAGACCGTGCAGAACGAGGACTTCGACAGCAAGCTGCAGACCGCCCTCAACTCGGGCGACGCCCCGGACGTGTTCCTGCAGCGCGGCGGCGGCAAGCTCCAGGCCATGGTCTCGGCCGGACAGGTCAAGGACCTCACCGACGTCATCTCGGACGACGCGAAGCAGGACATCAGCGAGGGGACCTTCGGGTCGGGCTCGGTCGACGGCAAGGTGTACTCGATGCCCGTCGCCGTGCTCCCCGGTGGCTTCTGGTACAGCCAGGACCTCTTCGACGCCGCCGGCATCACCGAGGCCCCGAAGACGATGGACGAGCTCGACCAGGCCGTCACCGCCCTGAAGGGCTCGGGCGTCTCGCCCGTCGCCCTCGGTGGCAAGGACGCCTGGCCCGCCGCCCACTGGTACTTCTTCTTCGCGCTGCGCTCGTGCAGCTCGGACGTCCTCGAGAAGGCCGCGACCGACCGTGACTTCAGCGACGACTGCTGGGTCGAGGCGGCCGAGGACCTCGCCGACTTCCGCGACACCGAGCCGTTCAACGACGGGTTCCTCACCACGGCGGCCCAGCAGGGCGCCGGCAGCTCGGCCGGCCTGATCGCCAACCACCAGGCGGGCATGGAGCTCATGGGTGCCTGGAACCCCGGCGTCATCGCCTCGCTCACGCCCGACCAGCAGCCGCTGTCCGACCTGGGCTGGTTCCCCTTCCCCGCCGTCGACGGCGGCGACGGCGAGACCGGCTCCATCATGGGCGGGGTCGACGGGTACTCGTGCTCGGCCGGTGCGCCCGACTCGTGCGTCGACTTCCTGAACTACCTGGCGACCCCCGACGTGCAGACGGCCTACTACAAGGCCTTCAACGCGCCTCCCGTCAACACGGTCGCCCAGGAGGCCGTCACCGAGCCCTACCTGCAGGACGTGCTCAGCGCCTACAACGACGCCCCCTTCGTCTCGCAGTGGCTCGACACCGTCTACGGCCTGAACGTCGGCAACGCGATGAACGTCGCCGTGGTCGACCTGCTCTCGGGTGACGGCACGCCGCAGCAGTTCGTCGACGCCGTCGACGCCGCCGCCAAGAAGGCGTAG
- a CDS encoding LacI family DNA-binding transcriptional regulator, which yields MTARVTIHDVARAAGVSVATVSKAVNGRYGVSAQAIERVMAAVDELGYESSLVASSMRARRTGVIGVLVADFEPFSSEVLKGVGAAVRSRGAEYDLLAYSGAHRGENTGWERRSLSRLSGTLIDGAILVTPSVLTTAASIPVVAVDPHTGRTDLPSVEGDSRGGALLAVEHLLGLGHRRIGFLAGRPDLRSASLREAGYVQALRAAGITRDPALTRNGDFELTASRQAARSLLTSPDRPTAVFAANDLSAIALLRTALDLGLRVPDDLSIVGFDDIPEASRESPPLTTVQQPMQRLGSAAAGMLFTMLEGGEPAAPEVQLPTRLVVRGTTGPPRG from the coding sequence ATGACGGCACGGGTGACGATCCACGACGTGGCACGGGCTGCCGGGGTGTCGGTCGCGACGGTGTCCAAGGCGGTCAACGGCCGCTACGGCGTCTCGGCCCAGGCGATCGAGCGCGTGATGGCGGCGGTCGACGAGCTCGGCTACGAGTCGAGCCTGGTGGCCAGCAGCATGCGGGCCCGCCGCACCGGGGTGATCGGCGTGCTCGTGGCCGACTTCGAGCCGTTCAGCTCGGAGGTGCTCAAGGGGGTCGGGGCAGCCGTCCGGTCGCGGGGCGCCGAGTACGACCTGCTGGCCTACAGCGGGGCGCACCGCGGCGAGAACACCGGGTGGGAGCGTCGCTCGCTCAGCCGGTTGAGCGGCACGCTGATCGACGGCGCGATCCTCGTCACGCCCTCGGTGCTGACCACCGCCGCGAGCATCCCCGTGGTGGCCGTCGACCCGCACACCGGGCGCACCGACCTGCCGTCGGTCGAGGGCGACAGCCGGGGCGGGGCGCTGCTCGCCGTCGAGCACCTGCTCGGCCTGGGGCACCGTCGCATCGGCTTCCTGGCCGGACGCCCCGACCTGCGCTCGGCGTCGTTGCGCGAGGCGGGCTACGTGCAGGCGCTCCGGGCGGCCGGCATCACCCGCGACCCGGCGCTGACCCGCAACGGCGACTTCGAGCTGACGGCCTCGCGCCAGGCGGCCCGCTCGCTGCTGACGAGCCCCGACCGGCCGACGGCCGTCTTCGCCGCCAACGACCTCTCGGCCATCGCCCTGCTGCGCACCGCGCTCGACCTCGGCCTGCGGGTGCCCGACGACCTCAGCATCGTCGGGTTCGACGACATCCCCGAGGCCTCCCGCGAGTCACCTCCTCTGACCACCGTGCAGCAGCCGATGCAGCGGCTCGGCAGCGCGGCGGCGGGCATGCTCTTCACGATGCTCGAGGGCGGCGAACCGGCCGCGCCCGAGGTGCAGCTGCCGACGCGGCTCGTGGTGCGCGGGACGACGGGGCCGCCGCGCGGGTGA